A window from Theobroma cacao cultivar B97-61/B2 chromosome 3, Criollo_cocoa_genome_V2, whole genome shotgun sequence encodes these proteins:
- the LOC18606683 gene encoding KAT8 regulatory NSL complex subunit 3 isoform X1 → MASSRPSKRRRQDQTEDHHTDDTESPPESKLTLEKSSPVVVFAHGAGAPSSSDWMIRWTKMLKKALNAVEVVTFDYPYISGGKRRAPPKADKLVDFHSDIVKNAVSKYPGHPLILAGKSMGSRVSCMVAGREDIAASLIVCLGYPLKGMNGAVRDETLLQLTVPVMFVQGSKDGLCPLEKMEAVRKKMKAMSELHVIDGGDHSFKISKKHLQTKGSTQDEAEDAAVQATASFVSRSLTGR, encoded by the exons ATGGCTTCTTCACGGCCATCAAAGCGAAGGCGACAAGATCAGACCGAAGACCATCATACAGATGACACAGAATCACCGCCAGAGTCAAAGTTGACCCTGGAAAAATCATCCCCTGTGGTGGTCTTCGCTCATGGCGCTGGTGCTCCCTCGTCTTCTGATTGGATGATCAG ATGGACGAAAATGTTAAAGAAAGCGTTAAATGCCGTTGAAGTAGTGACATTTGACTACCCTT ATATATCTGGGGGAAAAAGAAGGGCTCCACCTAAAGCAGACAAATTGGTAGATTTCCACTCAGATATTGTTAAAAATGCAGTTTCCAAATATCCTGGGCACCCTCTGATTTTGGCAGGGAAATCAATGGGTTCAAG AGTCAGCTGCATGGTGGCTGGCAGGGAAGACATTGCTGCTTCATTAATTGTTTGCCTAGGATACCCACTTAAG GGGATGAATGGAGCAGTGAGAGATGAAACCTTGTTGCAACTTACAGTTCCTGTGATGTTTGTCCAG GGTAGCAAAGATGGTCTCTGTCCTTTGGAAAAAATGGAAGCTGTTCGCAAGAAAATGAAGGCAATGAGTGAGTTGCATGTGATTGATGGTGGTGATCACTCATTTAAGATCTCAAAAAAGCACCTGCAGACTAAGGGATCAACCCAAGATGAAGCTGAAGATGCAGCTGTTCAGGCCACTGCATCATTTGTTTCCAGGTCTCTCACAGGAAGGTGA
- the LOC18606683 gene encoding KAT8 regulatory NSL complex subunit 3 isoform X2 codes for MASSRPSKRRRQDQTEDHHTDDTESPPESKLTLEKSSPVVVFAHGAGAPSSSDWMIRWTKMLKKALNAVEVVTFDYPYISGGKRRAPPKADKLVDFHSDIVKNAVSKYPGHPLILAGKSMGSSCMVAGREDIAASLIVCLGYPLKGMNGAVRDETLLQLTVPVMFVQGSKDGLCPLEKMEAVRKKMKAMSELHVIDGGDHSFKISKKHLQTKGSTQDEAEDAAVQATASFVSRSLTGR; via the exons ATGGCTTCTTCACGGCCATCAAAGCGAAGGCGACAAGATCAGACCGAAGACCATCATACAGATGACACAGAATCACCGCCAGAGTCAAAGTTGACCCTGGAAAAATCATCCCCTGTGGTGGTCTTCGCTCATGGCGCTGGTGCTCCCTCGTCTTCTGATTGGATGATCAG ATGGACGAAAATGTTAAAGAAAGCGTTAAATGCCGTTGAAGTAGTGACATTTGACTACCCTT ATATATCTGGGGGAAAAAGAAGGGCTCCACCTAAAGCAGACAAATTGGTAGATTTCCACTCAGATATTGTTAAAAATGCAGTTTCCAAATATCCTGGGCACCCTCTGATTTTGGCAGGGAAATCAATGGGTTCAAG CTGCATGGTGGCTGGCAGGGAAGACATTGCTGCTTCATTAATTGTTTGCCTAGGATACCCACTTAAG GGGATGAATGGAGCAGTGAGAGATGAAACCTTGTTGCAACTTACAGTTCCTGTGATGTTTGTCCAG GGTAGCAAAGATGGTCTCTGTCCTTTGGAAAAAATGGAAGCTGTTCGCAAGAAAATGAAGGCAATGAGTGAGTTGCATGTGATTGATGGTGGTGATCACTCATTTAAGATCTCAAAAAAGCACCTGCAGACTAAGGGATCAACCCAAGATGAAGCTGAAGATGCAGCTGTTCAGGCCACTGCATCATTTGTTTCCAGGTCTCTCACAGGAAGGTGA